From a single Lewinella sp. LCG006 genomic region:
- a CDS encoding RNA polymerase sigma factor, translating to MSNYAADESRLQALATGSDAAWRALYDDLRSPFRLFFLKHTSWEPEQVNALYQDAMVVLHRKVTNGDLAAPLRSSLRTYLFGVGKMIYRKQGGTATKWEEEIPEVAIPPAVEDRIAQREQAAWIRNLLNRMDERCRDILRKVYLHGYSMEAIAEELSLSGAGAARKRKFDCLQRMRKLISTEEH from the coding sequence ATGAGCAACTACGCAGCAGACGAAAGTCGTTTACAGGCCCTTGCCACCGGAAGTGATGCTGCCTGGAGGGCACTGTATGACGACCTGCGCTCGCCTTTTCGCTTGTTTTTTTTAAAACATACGAGTTGGGAGCCAGAACAAGTCAATGCCTTGTATCAAGACGCCATGGTCGTTTTACACCGTAAGGTGACCAATGGAGACTTAGCAGCTCCGTTGCGTAGTAGTCTTCGGACGTACTTGTTTGGGGTAGGTAAAATGATCTATCGAAAACAGGGAGGAACCGCTACGAAATGGGAAGAAGAGATTCCCGAAGTAGCTATTCCGCCTGCCGTGGAGGATCGGATTGCTCAACGGGAACAAGCCGCCTGGATACGTAACCTGCTCAACAGGATGGATGAAAGATGCCGCGATATTTTGCGCAAAGTCTATCTCCATGGTTACAGCATGGAAGCAATTGCGGAAGAGCTCAGCCTCAGTGGGGCAGGGGCAGCCCGTAAACGCAAGTTTGATTGTTTACAGCGGATGCGTAAACTGATTAGTACAGAAGAACACTAA
- a CDS encoding isoamylase early set domain-containing protein, with the protein MIAKKFLKSKSICKATFTLPAEAAEAAKKVELVGDFNNWDTEAGITMKKQKDVFKTTVELEMGKEYEFRYLLDGEVWENDWAADKYVATPFGVDNSVVSTLN; encoded by the coding sequence ATGATTGCTAAGAAATTCTTGAAATCAAAATCAATTTGTAAAGCCACTTTCACTTTGCCTGCTGAAGCTGCGGAAGCTGCTAAAAAAGTAGAGCTGGTAGGTGATTTCAACAACTGGGATACCGAAGCTGGTATCACCATGAAGAAGCAAAAAGACGTTTTCAAAACTACCGTAGAGCTCGAAATGGGTAAGGAATACGAATTCCGCTACCTGCTAGATGGTGAAGTTTGGGAAAATGATTGGGCTGCCGACAAATATGTAGCTACTCCTTTTGGCGTAGACAACAGTGTGGTGAGCACATTGAACTAA
- a CDS encoding CatA-like O-acetyltransferase, which yields MKIITFSNPHRQKHFDFFRKMDQPHFSLVANVDITRFLAYIKERELPFTPYIVYLLSKAANDIPAFRWRIRGEQVVEHSTVQPSFTVPTEVSEVFSFCTVDYDQKASVFIERAMATIERMKTAPDFEDEPGRDDFLFMSAIPWVSFTGLTHAMHYSPADSVPRISWGKYFKQEHKVLMPLAVQAHHATVDGRDMGHYFQQVEALFLQGETLFEV from the coding sequence ATGAAAATTATAACCTTTAGTAATCCCCACCGCCAAAAACATTTTGACTTCTTTCGAAAGATGGATCAGCCGCATTTTAGTTTGGTGGCCAATGTAGATATTACCCGTTTTCTAGCGTATATTAAAGAAAGGGAGCTTCCGTTTACACCATATATCGTATACCTGCTTTCAAAAGCAGCGAATGATATACCCGCCTTTCGCTGGAGGATTCGTGGAGAACAAGTGGTGGAACATAGCACAGTCCAACCCTCTTTCACCGTACCTACAGAGGTCTCTGAGGTTTTTAGTTTTTGTACGGTAGATTATGACCAGAAGGCCAGTGTGTTTATCGAACGCGCCATGGCCACTATCGAACGAATGAAAACGGCCCCTGATTTTGAAGACGAGCCAGGGCGTGATGATTTCCTTTTTATGTCAGCTATTCCCTGGGTGAGTTTTACGGGGCTGACCCACGCTATGCACTATTCTCCAGCAGATAGCGTGCCTCGGATCAGTTGGGGGAAGTATTTTAAGCAAGAACATAAGGTGTTGATGCCCTTGGCCGTACAGGCTCACCACGCTACTGTAGACGGACGAGATATGGGCCACTATTTCCAACAAGTAGAAGCACTGTTTTTGCAGGGAGAGACACTTTTTGAGGTTTAG
- a CDS encoding calcium-binding protein: MSIEKSPIVRQQEEKIAELEAQIKKKNTTIKSLKTRLDNMRERIDELQRKARNSFASAKEKMQARTEKIIAILARLQKDKRFSKADRAQFKEMHQDIHGMVEETQPFNDPEFDFGPGFEEDRAKNFDPFAEFQVAPEPEVQQDLRKLYLKLSKRFHPDRAQGAKEQQLFHDIQQEIVRLYQAHDLQGLMNMAMQYDLNLLDFSESETDVLEQKIQFLTQQLSGLEQQQERLSEEIKNLRNSPLGQMLTDVDSFARDGVDITDAATMTGGSIDEMETYLEALEEVERTASMEPLIYHQNSMTDIDDLMAELLFGDDDNDDDYYDDDYDIDDFSPLEEATDPDFPVGSWVKFEAFADNPNKPLTVTGEVTAALYHPEGVEIYDIAADTNTLQKLPPNFIKKMLELDSLGRFKSVPGIMISSTKKPSKEKIAARYEALYGIYRQYAFNDLTAKQRKRIFNILDADPKKQDPENWWDHLQTELSFPFVAEVFEEDEILTAEVDEEEWGDDFSGEISVEVVGFTDSASPTSPNVLTIDKYRKERIFSLLDLECANKKTNELLLDYHHWADVYYPTFAE; encoded by the coding sequence ATGAGCATAGAGAAAAGCCCTATTGTCCGCCAGCAAGAGGAAAAAATCGCCGAATTAGAGGCACAGATCAAGAAGAAGAACACCACGATCAAGTCACTGAAAACCCGGCTTGACAATATGCGCGAACGCATTGATGAACTCCAGCGGAAAGCCAGGAATTCCTTCGCGAGTGCAAAGGAAAAGATGCAAGCGCGTACAGAGAAGATCATAGCTATTCTTGCGCGCCTGCAAAAAGACAAGCGGTTTTCAAAAGCTGATCGGGCACAATTCAAAGAGATGCACCAGGACATTCATGGCATGGTGGAAGAAACGCAGCCTTTTAATGATCCTGAGTTCGACTTCGGCCCTGGTTTCGAAGAAGATAGAGCGAAAAATTTTGATCCTTTCGCCGAATTCCAGGTAGCTCCCGAGCCCGAAGTGCAACAGGATTTGCGTAAACTCTACCTCAAACTATCCAAAAGGTTTCATCCCGACCGTGCTCAAGGGGCTAAGGAACAACAGCTTTTTCATGATATTCAGCAAGAGATCGTAAGGCTTTATCAAGCCCACGACCTCCAGGGATTGATGAATATGGCCATGCAGTACGACCTCAACCTCCTGGATTTTAGCGAAAGCGAAACCGATGTTCTGGAACAAAAAATCCAATTTCTCACCCAACAACTTAGCGGCCTGGAGCAACAACAGGAACGCCTCAGCGAGGAAATAAAGAATTTGCGGAACAGCCCCTTAGGGCAGATGCTCACCGATGTGGATAGTTTCGCCAGAGATGGTGTAGACATCACCGACGCAGCAACCATGACCGGCGGCTCGATCGATGAAATGGAAACTTACCTTGAGGCACTGGAAGAAGTGGAGCGCACCGCCAGTATGGAGCCGCTGATCTATCATCAAAACTCCATGACTGATATTGATGATTTAATGGCTGAGTTGTTATTTGGTGATGATGATAATGATGATGATTACTATGATGATGATTATGACATTGATGATTTCTCTCCACTTGAAGAAGCCACAGACCCTGACTTCCCGGTAGGCTCCTGGGTAAAATTTGAAGCCTTTGCCGATAATCCAAACAAACCCCTTACCGTAACAGGGGAAGTAACCGCCGCTTTGTACCATCCTGAAGGCGTGGAGATCTACGATATTGCAGCAGATACCAATACCCTCCAGAAATTGCCTCCTAACTTCATTAAAAAGATGCTGGAATTGGATTCTCTGGGGCGTTTCAAAAGTGTGCCGGGTATCATGATCTCTTCTACTAAAAAGCCCTCTAAAGAAAAAATTGCGGCGCGTTATGAGGCACTCTATGGCATATACCGGCAGTACGCCTTTAACGATTTAACGGCCAAACAACGTAAGCGCATCTTTAATATCCTGGATGCTGATCCTAAAAAGCAGGACCCTGAGAATTGGTGGGATCATCTCCAAACAGAGCTATCCTTCCCTTTTGTAGCAGAGGTTTTTGAAGAGGATGAAATATTAACCGCAGAGGTCGATGAGGAGGAATGGGGAGACGATTTTTCCGGAGAAATCAGCGTAGAGGTAGTAGGATTTACAGATTCCGCTTCACCAACGAGCCCTAATGTATTAACCATTGATAAGTACCGTAAAGAAAGAATTTTTTCACTCCTAGACCTGGAATGCGCAAATAAAAAAACCAACGAGCTATTGCTTGATTATCACCACTGGGCCGATGTTTATTACCCCACCTTTGCAGAGTGA
- a CDS encoding DUF4332 domain-containing protein → MIKKQYSKSKPVCKVTFSLTTDQVGKKAEVRVLGTFNDWSWDKGLVLDAKKKDYTGAIELPAGAIYEFRYLVNGQDWFNDEAADDYQLTPFFSHNCVLVVDAVEIKKAPVKKAAPKAKAAPAKKAAPAKKAEAPVVEATPAKKAPAKKAAPAKKATPAKKAPAKKAATADDLKKIEGVGPKIADLLKADGIQTFADLAKAKPAKLQAILEAAGPRYKMHNPTTWPEQAKLAANGKWEELNKLQDELKGGKR, encoded by the coding sequence ATGATTAAGAAGCAATATTCCAAATCAAAGCCTGTTTGTAAAGTCACATTTTCATTGACTACCGATCAGGTTGGCAAGAAAGCCGAGGTTCGCGTCTTGGGTACATTTAACGACTGGAGCTGGGACAAAGGCCTGGTCTTAGATGCCAAGAAAAAAGATTATACTGGAGCAATTGAATTGCCTGCAGGTGCCATCTACGAATTCCGTTACCTGGTCAATGGCCAGGATTGGTTCAATGATGAAGCTGCGGATGATTACCAACTTACGCCATTCTTCAGCCACAACTGTGTGTTGGTCGTAGATGCAGTAGAAATCAAGAAGGCACCGGTCAAGAAGGCAGCTCCTAAGGCTAAGGCTGCTCCTGCTAAGAAAGCCGCTCCTGCCAAGAAGGCGGAAGCCCCTGTGGTAGAGGCTACTCCTGCCAAGAAAGCACCAGCTAAGAAGGCCGCTCCTGCGAAAAAAGCTACTCCAGCAAAAAAGGCACCAGCCAAGAAAGCAGCAACTGCTGATGATTTGAAAAAAATCGAAGGGGTAGGACCAAAAATTGCCGACTTGCTCAAAGCTGATGGTATCCAAACTTTTGCTGATCTGGCAAAGGCTAAGCCAGCAAAATTGCAAGCGATTCTGGAGGCTGCGGGCCCTCGTTACAAAATGCACAACCCCACTACCTGGCCAGAGCAGGCTAAATTGGCTGCCAACGGAAAATGGGAAGAGCTGAATAAATTACAGGATGAATTAAAAGGCGGTAAGCGCTAA
- the glgB gene encoding 1,4-alpha-glucan branching protein GlgB — protein MSKVEIFSLLTEFDVNLFKAGKYFRAYEKLGSHSVEVNGNWGYYFAVWAPSARGVSVVGDFNKWKRGSHKLYPRPDGSGIWEGFIPDLKKGLLYKYAIDAPDGRQLVKGDPFSWFWEVPPNTSSVTWDLYYEWQDKDWMSKRPEKAGLEQPYSVYEAHLGSWRKKPGAAETLSYREMAEELPAYLQEMGFTHVEFLPVMEHPYFPSWGYQITGYFATTSRFGTPQDFMYLVDKLHQAGIGVILDWVPSHFPTDAHGLADFDGTHLYDHADPRQGFHPDWKSSIFNYGRNEVRSFLISNALFWLEHFHIDGLRVDAVASMLYLDYSREEGQWIPNKYGGNENLEAIDFLREFNSTVYQEYPDVMTIAEESTAWAGVSRPVYTGGLGFGQKWMMGWMHDTLNYFKLDPIHRQFHHNQITFSMVYGFTENFMLPLSHDEVVHGKGPLLDRMPGDQWQRFANLRLLFGYMFTHPGTKLLFMGGEFGQSSEWNIEKGLDWSLLDKPYHQATKDWVADLNALYKSSTALYEQQFVQEGFAWINHGDHQRSILSYQRQGKKEGDVMVIICNFTPVPHEGFRVGVPLPGTYTEVLNSNAAKYQGTDHLLNPKPIKADEKEWDGRDYSIEFNLPPLGVTVFSVKPGKKKAKKTVTK, from the coding sequence ATGTCGAAAGTCGAAATTTTCAGTTTACTTACAGAGTTTGATGTTAACTTGTTTAAAGCCGGAAAGTATTTTCGGGCTTATGAAAAATTGGGTAGTCACTCCGTTGAGGTGAATGGCAATTGGGGATATTATTTCGCCGTTTGGGCCCCAAGTGCAAGAGGTGTTTCCGTCGTTGGAGATTTTAATAAGTGGAAGCGGGGATCGCATAAATTATACCCCCGCCCAGATGGTTCTGGGATCTGGGAAGGGTTTATTCCTGATTTGAAGAAAGGCCTTCTTTATAAATATGCCATTGATGCACCGGATGGTCGCCAATTGGTAAAAGGAGATCCTTTTAGTTGGTTTTGGGAAGTACCCCCCAATACCTCTAGTGTTACCTGGGACTTGTATTACGAATGGCAGGACAAAGACTGGATGAGCAAGCGTCCGGAAAAAGCTGGCCTTGAGCAGCCGTACAGCGTTTACGAGGCACACTTGGGATCATGGCGCAAGAAGCCAGGAGCTGCCGAGACGCTTAGCTACCGCGAAATGGCAGAAGAATTACCTGCTTACCTACAGGAAATGGGCTTCACTCACGTAGAGTTTTTGCCCGTTATGGAGCACCCTTATTTTCCGAGTTGGGGCTATCAGATTACCGGCTATTTTGCTACAACCAGCCGCTTTGGTACACCTCAAGACTTTATGTATTTGGTGGATAAACTTCACCAGGCCGGGATTGGGGTGATTCTGGATTGGGTGCCCTCGCATTTCCCTACAGATGCTCACGGATTGGCTGATTTTGATGGTACCCATCTCTATGACCATGCCGACCCACGTCAGGGGTTCCATCCCGATTGGAAAAGCAGTATTTTTAACTATGGTCGAAACGAGGTGCGTTCTTTTCTGATCAGTAATGCGCTGTTCTGGTTAGAGCATTTTCACATTGACGGTCTTCGGGTAGATGCAGTTGCCTCCATGTTGTACCTGGATTATAGCCGGGAAGAGGGGCAATGGATTCCGAATAAATATGGTGGTAATGAAAACTTGGAGGCAATTGATTTCTTACGAGAATTCAATTCCACTGTTTACCAAGAATACCCCGATGTCATGACCATCGCCGAGGAGTCTACGGCCTGGGCTGGCGTCAGTCGTCCGGTATACACCGGTGGCTTGGGCTTTGGCCAAAAATGGATGATGGGTTGGATGCACGATACGCTGAATTATTTCAAACTAGATCCCATCCACCGCCAGTTTCATCACAACCAGATTACCTTCAGTATGGTGTACGGTTTTACCGAAAACTTCATGCTGCCGCTTTCACACGACGAAGTCGTGCACGGTAAGGGACCCCTGCTGGATCGAATGCCTGGTGATCAATGGCAACGTTTTGCTAACCTGCGACTGTTGTTTGGCTATATGTTTACGCACCCGGGTACCAAGTTGCTCTTTATGGGAGGCGAATTTGGCCAAAGCAGTGAGTGGAATATTGAGAAAGGATTAGACTGGAGCTTGCTGGATAAACCTTACCACCAAGCCACCAAAGACTGGGTGGCTGACCTGAATGCTTTGTACAAGAGTAGCACAGCCCTTTACGAGCAACAATTCGTTCAGGAAGGCTTTGCCTGGATCAACCACGGAGATCATCAGCGCAGTATCTTGTCTTACCAACGTCAAGGTAAAAAAGAAGGAGATGTGATGGTGATCATCTGCAACTTTACCCCCGTACCACACGAAGGATTTCGGGTAGGGGTACCGCTGCCGGGAACCTATACCGAAGTGTTGAATAGCAATGCTGCGAAATACCAAGGCACCGACCACCTCTTGAACCCCAAGCCGATCAAGGCGGATGAAAAAGAATGGGACGGCCGAGATTACAGCATAGAATTTAATCTTCCGCCACTAGGGGTGACGGTTTTTAGTGTCAAACCCGGTAAAAAGAAAGCAAAGAAAACAGTTACTAAGTGA
- a CDS encoding acetyl-CoA hydrolase/transferase family protein — MSNSSALHITTAADAVSFIKSGDRVFIQGTAMTPTELVDALCDRYQELKHVEFIHIHTEGVAKYAEAPYNESFLTNSCFVGGNVRKAVNTRSGDYIPVFLSEIHLLFRRNILPLDVALIQVSPPDQHGYCSLGTSVDIALPAVQTAKKVIAQINPQVPRTHGDGIIHISEIDQAIMVDRPIMLHEERPMTTVEKKIGYYVAGLIENGATLQMGIGNIPNAVLLNLTNHQRLGVHTEMFSDGLLPLIERGVVTGEEKKIKKGKIVTCFAVGSQKLYDFVDDNPFVDFKEAAFTNDTALIRANPKVTAINSAIEIDLTGQVCADTIGKYQFSGVGGQMDFMRGATLSEGGKAIIAMPSTTNKGLSKIAAFLQPGAGVTTTRAHVHYVVTEYGVVDLFGKNLLQRAKALISIAHPDHRERLEQEAAERFGL; from the coding sequence ATGTCCAACTCCTCAGCGCTCCATATTACTACGGCTGCTGATGCCGTCAGTTTCATCAAGTCTGGTGATCGCGTCTTTATCCAAGGTACAGCCATGACGCCTACGGAGCTGGTCGACGCCTTGTGTGATCGTTACCAGGAATTGAAGCATGTCGAATTTATCCATATTCATACCGAAGGTGTAGCCAAATACGCAGAAGCTCCTTACAACGAATCTTTTCTGACCAACAGTTGCTTCGTTGGGGGCAATGTCCGCAAAGCAGTAAACACCCGTAGTGGCGACTACATTCCGGTATTCCTCAGTGAAATACATTTGCTTTTTCGGCGCAATATTCTTCCACTAGATGTAGCATTGATCCAGGTGTCACCACCCGATCAGCATGGCTATTGTTCCTTGGGGACATCTGTCGATATTGCACTGCCAGCCGTACAGACCGCTAAAAAAGTCATTGCGCAAATCAACCCTCAGGTGCCTCGTACCCATGGTGATGGGATCATCCATATCAGTGAAATCGACCAGGCAATCATGGTAGACCGGCCCATAATGCTACACGAAGAACGCCCTATGACGACGGTAGAGAAGAAGATAGGATATTATGTGGCAGGTTTGATTGAAAACGGTGCAACCTTGCAAATGGGAATTGGAAATATCCCCAATGCGGTATTGCTCAACCTTACCAATCACCAACGGCTTGGCGTACACACTGAGATGTTTTCCGATGGCCTGCTGCCATTGATTGAACGCGGGGTAGTGACCGGTGAGGAGAAAAAAATTAAGAAAGGGAAAATTGTGACCTGTTTTGCGGTGGGGTCACAGAAACTCTATGATTTTGTGGATGACAATCCTTTTGTAGACTTCAAGGAGGCTGCTTTCACCAACGACACGGCCCTGATCAGAGCCAACCCCAAAGTGACCGCCATCAATAGTGCCATCGAAATTGACCTTACCGGCCAAGTGTGTGCTGACACCATAGGCAAATACCAATTCTCTGGGGTGGGTGGTCAGATGGACTTCATGCGAGGTGCCACCCTTTCTGAAGGAGGAAAAGCCATTATAGCGATGCCTTCCACCACCAACAAGGGCCTTTCCAAGATTGCTGCTTTTTTACAGCCAGGGGCTGGTGTAACGACCACCCGGGCCCACGTTCATTACGTGGTTACGGAATACGGGGTGGTGGATCTTTTTGGCAAAAACCTGTTGCAACGCGCCAAAGCACTGATCTCTATTGCGCACCCGGATCACCGGGAACGACTGGAGCAAGAAGCCGCCGAACGTTTTGGTTTATAG
- a CDS encoding bifunctional GNAT family N-acetyltransferase/carbon-nitrogen hydrolase family protein, with translation MSTEIENIELQFLNLDDYQELKEAMIEAYSSLENSYWHEEQLARLINLFPEGQVVIKINGQLAGCALSIILDYKKYEDHHTYADVTANSTFTTHDPNGDRLYGIDVFIKPEFRGLRLGRRLYDYRKELCERLNLKGIAFGGRMPNYHKHSDKLSPKEYIASVKRKEINDPVLNFQIANDFHPAKILKGYLKGDHRSGEFAVLMEWDNIYYEKPRDKASSQKTVVRLGLVQWQMRRYRNRTELMEQAEFFIDALTTYRADFALFPEFFNAPLMAENNHLSEPDAIRELATHTEPIVKQFSELAISYNINIITGSMPEVRDDLLYNVGYLCRRDGTVERYEKLHVTPDEAKVWGMQGGEVLKTFDTDCGKIGILICYDSEFPELSRLLADEGMDILFVPFLTDTQNGYSRVRNCAQARAIENECYVAIAGSVGNLPKVHNMDIQYAQSMVFTPCDFAFPSNGIKAEATPNTEMILLADVDLDLLRELNQFGSVKNLKDRRKDLFILEKR, from the coding sequence ATGAGCACAGAGATTGAGAATATTGAATTACAGTTCCTTAATCTTGATGATTACCAGGAGTTGAAGGAGGCGATGATCGAAGCCTACAGTTCCCTGGAAAATAGTTATTGGCACGAAGAACAATTGGCACGTTTGATCAACCTTTTTCCTGAAGGACAGGTCGTAATAAAAATCAATGGTCAGCTAGCTGGCTGTGCCTTGTCGATAATCCTGGATTATAAGAAGTACGAAGACCACCATACCTACGCTGATGTCACCGCGAATTCTACTTTTACTACCCACGATCCCAACGGAGATCGCCTCTACGGAATTGATGTATTTATCAAGCCAGAATTCCGGGGTTTGCGTTTAGGGCGTCGTTTGTACGATTATCGCAAAGAATTGTGCGAGCGCCTGAACCTGAAAGGCATTGCTTTCGGTGGGCGGATGCCCAATTACCATAAGCATTCCGATAAGCTCTCTCCCAAAGAGTACATTGCTAGTGTCAAGCGTAAAGAAATCAATGATCCAGTTCTTAATTTTCAGATTGCCAATGATTTCCATCCTGCTAAAATCCTGAAAGGTTATTTGAAGGGCGATCATCGTAGTGGGGAGTTTGCCGTCTTGATGGAATGGGATAATATCTATTACGAAAAACCCAGAGATAAAGCATCGTCTCAAAAAACGGTGGTCCGACTGGGTTTGGTGCAATGGCAGATGCGTCGCTACCGCAACCGTACGGAGTTGATGGAGCAAGCCGAATTTTTTATTGACGCCTTGACCACTTACCGGGCAGATTTTGCGCTGTTTCCCGAGTTTTTCAATGCGCCGCTGATGGCAGAAAACAATCACCTTTCTGAACCTGATGCTATTCGTGAGTTGGCCACACACACGGAGCCCATCGTGAAACAGTTTTCAGAATTGGCGATCTCCTACAATATCAATATTATCACCGGGAGTATGCCGGAAGTACGCGATGACCTACTCTACAATGTAGGTTACCTGTGCCGCCGGGATGGAACGGTAGAGCGTTACGAAAAACTCCACGTCACACCTGATGAAGCCAAAGTGTGGGGGATGCAGGGGGGTGAAGTTCTGAAAACTTTCGATACCGATTGTGGTAAAATAGGCATTCTGATTTGTTATGATTCTGAATTTCCAGAATTGAGCCGCCTACTGGCGGACGAAGGAATGGACATTCTTTTTGTTCCTTTCCTGACCGATACCCAAAACGGTTACTCGCGGGTACGTAATTGCGCCCAGGCCCGGGCTATCGAGAACGAATGCTACGTGGCCATTGCCGGAAGTGTAGGTAACCTACCCAAGGTGCACAATATGGACATTCAATATGCACAGTCGATGGTTTTCACGCCTTGTGATTTTGCTTTCCCTTCCAACGGGATCAAAGCCGAAGCGACACCCAATACAGAGATGATTCTATTGGCGGATGTTGACCTTGACCTGTTACGCGAACTCAACCAATTTGGTAGCGTGAAAAACCTGAAGGATCGCCGCAAGGATTTGTTCATCCTGGAAAAGCGCTAA
- a CDS encoding AAA domain-containing protein — MTPAAITAELQELQKLLALEKAADLEYHRQKIQSLPLDQRVKEGYSWYGGITVTKSGYTIGNRAYVILERSLPHTPDQFRAGKTVSLFTKQPAVHKPEQSGIIQFTDRARMKIVLNSSDLPEWLGMGLIGVDLLFDDRTYREMEKALKYVIEARGNRLAELRDVILGRTQAQYREVNEFLRSEQLNDSQNAALRDVIGSYELTVVHGPPGTGKTTTLVQVVKQLLQAEATVLVTAPSNTAVDLLTERLAKEGLNVLRIGNLSRVDEEVLRQTLDYQIAHHPDSKQIKKLKVEAAELRRKAKQFKRKFGAEERQNRGQMFKEAGEISGWANQLEQRLLDNLIDGAQVITCTLVGAANSVLGNRTYRTVVIDEAAQALEPATWIPIIKGARVVLTGDPYQLPPTIKSHEARRGGLEVTLIEKALQRQAHTSLLRTQYRMHETIMNFSNQQFYDGQLLAAPQVAQQTLTKDFETPVVFIDTAGTDFQEQTQQAYQSRYNEGEFQILCEHLYALLEHCYTHEILPLPSIALISPYREQVMMMKKAVKEDERLADVPITINTIDGFQGQERDVVYISLVRSNAKTDIGFLKDYRRMNVAMTRARHKLVIVGDSATIGNDDFYAAFLEYCETHGTYRTAWEFMA; from the coding sequence TTGACACCCGCTGCTATTACTGCTGAACTCCAGGAACTCCAAAAATTACTGGCCTTGGAAAAGGCTGCTGACTTGGAATACCACCGGCAGAAAATCCAAAGTTTACCCCTTGATCAGCGCGTCAAAGAAGGTTACTCCTGGTACGGTGGCATCACGGTTACCAAATCGGGTTACACAATTGGCAATCGAGCCTACGTCATCCTTGAGCGGTCGCTACCTCATACGCCTGACCAGTTCCGCGCAGGCAAGACTGTAAGTTTATTCACAAAACAACCCGCCGTTCATAAACCCGAGCAAAGCGGCATCATACAATTCACTGATCGGGCACGGATGAAAATCGTCCTCAATTCTTCCGACTTGCCGGAATGGTTGGGCATGGGCCTCATCGGGGTGGATCTGCTGTTTGATGACCGTACTTACCGGGAAATGGAAAAGGCCCTCAAGTACGTCATCGAAGCACGGGGAAACAGGCTCGCCGAATTGCGCGATGTGATCCTGGGACGTACCCAAGCGCAGTACCGTGAAGTCAATGAATTTCTGCGCAGTGAGCAACTCAATGACTCTCAAAATGCCGCACTAAGAGACGTCATTGGCTCCTATGAGCTTACGGTCGTTCATGGCCCTCCGGGTACTGGCAAGACGACCACCTTAGTTCAAGTCGTCAAACAATTGCTTCAGGCGGAAGCCACCGTACTGGTAACGGCACCCAGCAATACGGCCGTTGATTTACTTACCGAACGCCTCGCCAAAGAAGGACTCAATGTACTCCGTATCGGCAACCTTAGCCGAGTCGATGAAGAGGTACTCCGGCAAACGCTTGATTACCAAATCGCCCACCATCCGGATAGTAAACAGATCAAAAAACTGAAAGTAGAAGCCGCTGAGTTGCGCCGTAAAGCCAAGCAATTCAAGCGAAAATTCGGCGCAGAGGAACGCCAAAATCGAGGACAAATGTTCAAGGAAGCTGGTGAAATCAGCGGTTGGGCAAATCAACTGGAACAGCGCCTCCTGGACAATCTCATCGATGGCGCTCAGGTCATCACCTGTACCCTCGTTGGCGCGGCCAATAGCGTACTAGGCAACCGCACCTACCGCACCGTGGTCATTGATGAAGCCGCTCAAGCACTGGAACCCGCTACCTGGATTCCCATCATTAAAGGCGCCAGGGTCGTACTCACCGGTGACCCCTACCAGTTGCCGCCAACGATCAAAAGTCACGAAGCAAGGCGTGGCGGATTGGAGGTCACCCTCATTGAAAAAGCCCTCCAAAGACAAGCCCATACCAGCCTGCTGCGTACGCAATACAGGATGCATGAAACCATCATGAATTTCTCTAATCAGCAATTTTATGACGGACAGCTACTCGCAGCTCCACAGGTAGCACAACAAACGCTGACGAAAGATTTCGAAACACCCGTCGTCTTCATCGACACCGCGGGCACTGATTTTCAGGAACAAACCCAGCAGGCTTACCAAAGCCGTTACAATGAAGGGGAATTTCAAATTCTCTGCGAACACCTCTACGCACTATTGGAGCACTGCTATACCCACGAAATACTACCCTTGCCCAGTATCGCACTCATCTCTCCTTACCGTGAGCAAGTCATGATGATGAAAAAAGCGGTGAAAGAAGATGAACGGCTAGCTGATGTCCCCATTACCATTAATACCATCGACGGTTTTCAAGGGCAGGAGCGGGATGTTGTTTACATCAGCCTGGTGCGATCCAACGCAAAAACGGACATTGGCTTTCTCAAAGACTATCGCCGTATGAATGTGGCCATGACAAGAGCACGCCACAAGCTAGTCATCGTTGGCGACAGTGCTACTATCGGCAACGATGACTTCTATGCTGCTTTTCTGGAATATTGCGAAACGCACGGCACCTACCGTACCGCTTGGGAATTTATGGCTTAG